A window of the Crateriforma spongiae genome harbors these coding sequences:
- a CDS encoding ankyrin repeat domain-containing protein, translated as MANHPIFAPTFHGDVAAVRRLLKEDATIVAVRDAKNLTLLHVAACRGQSRVAQLLIDHGGNVHGPTGADKWTPLVFASYRGHYEVAEVLIDNGAGFTADAGNPIHYPGQRKHKNICGLLVEHAAIDGLVKSGDADVLNLFRAAYSYETGMVNEILTRRPELVDFKGKNGRTPLHEACTHGDTKTVRALLKCGADVTIRDANGETPADRAESHNQHAVTKVIGKHNASV; from the coding sequence ATGGCCAACCATCCGATCTTCGCGCCGACGTTTCACGGTGATGTTGCAGCCGTCAGGAGGCTCCTCAAAGAGGATGCGACAATTGTCGCTGTTCGCGACGCAAAGAATCTCACGCTGCTGCATGTTGCTGCGTGTCGCGGGCAATCCAGGGTTGCTCAACTCTTGATCGATCACGGCGGCAACGTTCATGGGCCCACTGGCGCTGACAAGTGGACACCGCTCGTATTTGCTTCGTATCGTGGGCATTACGAGGTGGCAGAAGTGCTTATCGACAACGGTGCGGGTTTCACTGCTGACGCAGGCAACCCCATTCACTACCCTGGACAACGCAAGCACAAAAACATTTGCGGCCTACTCGTCGAGCATGCGGCGATTGATGGTCTGGTTAAATCCGGTGACGCGGACGTTCTTAATCTGTTTCGTGCTGCGTACAGTTATGAAACAGGCATGGTGAATGAAATCCTTACTCGACGACCGGAGCTTGTTGATTTCAAGGGCAAAAACGGGAGGACACCTCTTCATGAGGCCTGTACGCACGGAGACACAAAGACCGTTCGTGCATTGCTGAAATGTGGCGCCGACGTAACGATCCGCGATGCCAACGGAGAGACTCCGGCGGATCGAGCAGAGTCCCACAACCAGCACGCGGTCACAAAGGTAATTGGCAAACACAATGCTTCAGTATGA